In Treponema vincentii, a single window of DNA contains:
- a CDS encoding DUF2715 domain-containing protein: MKTLKRWMMMAVLAVIYCLLAISCMTVDRRGAFLIDTPKAIKEHNIIEDKILPYIAEVLEYTNPSGTNNPQAAQYFRTVKTANNMNYDKFVDCQDYALLFYALCKYYRIDCKLVGNPTLHHAYNQLNIRGHAVDVEPQSGEGTVYVVAMHGWELSKNGLFIKQINTHPDNIIMDIDEWNAYGEAGRFVSPANMKLFNYVVKNGHLPNREMRKEYPAPDLLTNNSVLLLTPSIGYNYSYYSLNASRKTNQFTFGIDWLQVAQPPIRWSYMVGADLALGSKIVETLKKPFHKQWGEPYAAFSSVLSGYLLIGYTFNVKDFYLTPAGGIGLSVSIFGKSSFISFTVPIDLDLKYYFTRSVGISISVIGTFGIGSFITSSEIPVDSASAYFLRASMFHPTSKNFAVKIGPTIRIPGQKGLNEKIRELQNKRR, translated from the coding sequence ATGAAAACACTAAAGCGCTGGATGATGATGGCAGTGCTTGCAGTAATATACTGCCTTTTAGCAATATCCTGTATGACAGTAGATAGGCGCGGTGCTTTTCTTATTGATACGCCGAAAGCAATAAAAGAGCATAATATTATAGAAGATAAGATTCTTCCGTATATTGCCGAAGTGCTCGAGTACACTAATCCCTCCGGTACAAATAATCCGCAAGCAGCGCAGTATTTCCGTACAGTTAAAACCGCCAACAATATGAACTACGATAAATTCGTGGACTGTCAGGATTATGCTCTCCTTTTTTATGCGCTGTGCAAGTATTATCGCATTGATTGCAAGCTCGTCGGTAATCCCACCTTGCACCATGCATATAATCAACTGAATATCCGCGGCCATGCCGTTGATGTTGAACCGCAAAGTGGCGAAGGAACCGTATATGTTGTTGCAATGCACGGTTGGGAGCTTTCTAAAAATGGGCTTTTTATAAAACAGATCAATACGCATCCTGATAATATAATCATGGATATCGATGAATGGAATGCATACGGTGAAGCAGGTCGTTTTGTCAGCCCAGCTAATATGAAACTGTTTAACTATGTTGTGAAAAACGGACATCTTCCTAATCGTGAAATGCGAAAAGAATATCCCGCACCGGATTTATTAACAAATAACAGCGTCCTTCTGCTTACTCCTTCCATAGGGTATAATTATTCTTACTATAGCCTCAATGCTTCACGAAAAACTAACCAATTTACGTTCGGTATAGACTGGTTGCAGGTCGCGCAGCCCCCTATCCGCTGGTCATATATGGTAGGTGCCGATTTGGCGCTAGGCAGCAAAATAGTTGAAACATTAAAGAAACCTTTTCATAAGCAATGGGGAGAACCGTATGCGGCATTTTCGTCGGTTTTGTCTGGATATCTTCTTATCGGTTATACTTTTAATGTAAAAGATTTTTATCTTACACCTGCCGGCGGCATTGGTCTTTCTGTCAGTATATTCGGCAAGTCATCTTTTATTTCTTTTACCGTACCGATCGATTTGGACCTTAAATATTATTTTACCCGCAGTGTCGGAATAAGCATTTCCGTTATAGGGACATTCGGCATAGGGTCATTCATTACTTCTTCCGAAATACCTGTTGACAGTGCTTCTGCATACTTTCTGAGGGCATCAATGTTCCATCCCACCAGTAAGAATTTTGCAGTAAAAATAGGCCCGACTATCAGAATTCCCGGTCAGAAAGGGCTAAACGAAAAAATCCGTGAATTACAAAATAAGCGGAGATAG
- a CDS encoding DUF2715 domain-containing protein yields MKKIAIMLFCLALVSAHAFAEFVMVPGLGLSYYSGSTGEKSSVSMVPFGVGFDFSYLTDSGFTLCMDNDFQYFGKVTTKVDGNSVGLSVSKGLAWNSRIMPGYTFKFAKDNAYLRLAGGLAVGTFGYEVTEAKAVSTAITVGLAFHVGFEYFFLRI; encoded by the coding sequence ATGAAGAAAATTGCTATTATGCTTTTCTGTCTTGCGTTGGTTTCTGCACATGCGTTTGCAGAATTTGTTATGGTGCCGGGACTTGGACTTAGCTATTATTCCGGCTCAACAGGGGAAAAGTCTTCTGTGTCTATGGTTCCCTTTGGGGTCGGTTTTGACTTTTCGTACCTGACGGATTCGGGCTTTACGCTTTGCATGGATAATGATTTTCAGTATTTTGGAAAAGTAACAACTAAGGTTGATGGTAACTCTGTAGGTCTGAGCGTGAGTAAGGGGCTAGCATGGAATTCGCGGATAATGCCGGGATATACGTTTAAGTTTGCAAAAGACAATGCATATCTCCGTTTAGCAGGCGGACTTGCCGTAGGTACCTTCGGTTATGAAGTTACGGAGGCAAAAGCTGTATCCACAGCAATTACGGTAGGCTTGGCTTTTCATGTTGGTTTTGAATACTTTTTTTTACGAATATGA
- a CDS encoding DUF6364 family protein — translation MQKKLTLNIDDELINFAHTYSRQNGLSISKLFEQYLSKLKTNNQTQPLQSKVQALYGIFHNSPIPDKNELRQIFNEKSTH, via the coding sequence ATGCAAAAAAAGCTGACACTTAATATCGATGATGAACTCATTAACTTCGCCCATACGTATTCCCGTCAAAACGGTTTATCCATTTCAAAGTTATTTGAACAATATTTAAGCAAATTAAAAACAAATAATCAAACACAGCCGCTCCAGTCAAAGGTGCAGGCTTTATACGGAATCTTTCATAACTCACCCATTCCGGATAAAAACGAATTAAGGCAAATATTCAATGAAAAAAGTACTCATTGA
- a CDS encoding PIN domain-containing protein yields the protein MKKVLIDLNIILDFLNKRNFHQEAARLINMCAESVLTGYICAHEVTTLSYFLFKEQKDKNKVVTTISTLFDIFQIIPIDETILKASLLSPITDYQDAVIEVSAVKFNIDYILSRNISNFKLSRIPTCTPEQFFLFVRRV from the coding sequence ATGAAAAAAGTACTCATTGATTTAAATATCATTCTTGATTTTTTAAACAAACGAAATTTTCATCAAGAAGCTGCGCGACTCATTAATATGTGCGCTGAAAGTGTATTAACGGGCTACATTTGTGCACATGAAGTTACAACATTATCATATTTCTTATTCAAAGAACAAAAAGATAAAAATAAAGTAGTAACTACTATTTCAACATTGTTTGATATTTTTCAGATTATTCCAATTGATGAAACAATACTGAAAGCTTCATTACTATCACCAATAACGGATTATCAAGACGCAGTAATCGAAGTCAGTGCCGTTAAATTCAATATTGATTATATACTTTCTCGTAATATCTCCAATTTTAAATTATCACGCATTCCGACATGCACACCTGAACAATTTTTTTTATTCGTACGGAGGGTTTAA
- a CDS encoding BrnA antitoxin family protein has translation MRDDYDFSNGIKNPYADKLKKQITIRLDDEVINYFKNMAEETGMPYQNIINYYLKDCVKGKRHLEVAFRK, from the coding sequence ATGAGAGACGATTATGATTTTTCAAACGGAATCAAAAATCCCTATGCAGATAAATTAAAGAAACAGATTACCATCCGTCTTGATGACGAAGTAATTAATTATTTTAAAAATATGGCAGAGGAAACAGGTATGCCGTATCAGAATATAATTAATTATTATCTAAAGGATTGTGTAAAAGGAAAAAGGCACTTGGAAGTTGCATTTCGGAAATAG